The following coding sequences are from one Shewanella eurypsychrophilus window:
- a CDS encoding SpoIIE family protein phosphatase, with product MSLPMTADTSATIASDSFKRQLKTLSVLLVEDTQSERLFIVNLLQSIGVKVFSCANGEEAIAMYQELRPNIVISDWRMPGITGPQLCQKLKQLTNPPYIILLTANNLAKHMIEGIESGADDFLTKPFNPSILKVRLLAAARIVKMQQHLTDKNIELNDALIKEQAYLSQIQQDLDSAARLQGSLLPTSSSLINQWNLATRFQPAQELAGDIFQCFHIDDSHLGFYLLDVTGHGIAASMQSFTLAQRLSSKTCNWDSLDPALIVTELNADFEDPENAGRFATLILGIANTNSGQVRLTIAGHPQPILLDKDRASMMNIDAGLPLGIDDTFQYEYSSFFLDNDQHLILYSDGVYECQHPTFGEFGQERLLKACSDARQLSPESLLHHLSHSLELWQQKSPQDDISMMIISTSKLQGSSSDFVNYRAEFPVTMSQKSAAHA from the coding sequence ATGAGTTTACCTATGACTGCAGATACTTCAGCAACAATCGCTTCCGATTCATTTAAGCGTCAATTAAAAACACTATCAGTATTACTCGTTGAAGATACTCAAAGTGAACGCCTCTTTATTGTTAACCTATTACAAAGCATAGGCGTCAAAGTTTTTAGCTGCGCCAATGGTGAAGAAGCGATAGCTATGTACCAAGAGCTGCGACCAAATATCGTTATCAGTGATTGGCGTATGCCTGGGATCACGGGACCACAGCTTTGCCAAAAACTTAAACAGCTTACTAACCCCCCTTACATCATACTGTTGACAGCCAACAATCTGGCTAAGCATATGATTGAAGGCATTGAGTCTGGTGCCGATGACTTCCTCACTAAACCATTCAATCCCAGTATCTTAAAAGTAAGACTCTTAGCTGCAGCTCGTATCGTAAAGATGCAGCAACATTTAACCGATAAAAATATTGAGTTAAATGATGCATTGATAAAAGAGCAGGCATACTTATCGCAAATTCAGCAAGATTTAGACAGTGCAGCAAGGTTACAGGGCTCTTTACTGCCAACATCGAGTAGCTTAATTAACCAATGGAACCTAGCCACCCGGTTCCAACCAGCACAGGAGTTAGCTGGCGATATTTTTCAGTGCTTTCACATCGACGACTCTCATCTGGGCTTTTACCTGCTTGATGTCACAGGTCATGGGATAGCAGCCTCAATGCAAAGTTTTACACTGGCGCAAAGGCTAAGCAGTAAAACCTGCAACTGGGACAGTTTAGACCCTGCACTCATTGTCACTGAGCTCAATGCTGATTTTGAGGATCCTGAAAATGCAGGCCGATTCGCAACATTAATATTAGGTATTGCCAATACCAATAGCGGCCAGGTGAGACTCACCATTGCCGGACATCCACAGCCAATACTATTAGATAAAGACAGAGCGTCGATGATGAATATAGACGCCGGCTTGCCACTGGGTATCGACGACACATTTCAATATGAGTACAGCTCCTTCTTTCTGGATAATGACCAGCACTTAATCTTGTATTCAGATGGTGTCTATGAGTGCCAGCATCCAACCTTCGGAGAGTTCGGCCAAGAGAGGCTGCTCAAAGCCTGTTCGGATGCACGTCAATTATCCCCAGAATCACTTTTACACCACTTAAGCCATTCCCTTGAGCTATGGCAGCAAAAATCCCCTCAGGACGATATCTCTATGATGATAATCTCCACCTCAAAGTTGCAAGGTTCGAGCAGTGATTTTGTCAATTATCGCGCTGAATTTCCTGTGACCATGAGCCAGAAGTCGGCCGCACATGCATAA
- a CDS encoding ATP-binding protein gives MNSIQLNLSEKIWTSKMLCAELENFLQHNRVRTQQRFKVITCILEALSNVLEHTDSQLEEVVVIIHCNQDIITIDLLDNSPYTDIDDQVSCPSPLSLSGRGLWIIQNWMDQMRFQASVAGTHLRLSLLRS, from the coding sequence ATGAATAGCATTCAATTGAATCTATCAGAAAAAATTTGGACCAGTAAAATGCTCTGCGCAGAACTTGAGAATTTTCTCCAGCATAATAGAGTACGGACACAACAAAGGTTTAAAGTCATCACCTGTATTCTGGAGGCACTATCGAATGTGCTCGAACATACTGACAGCCAGTTAGAAGAGGTTGTGGTGATCATTCATTGCAATCAAGATATCATCACGATCGACCTACTCGATAACTCTCCCTACACGGACATTGACGATCAAGTCAGCTGTCCATCTCCTCTCTCACTCTCAGGCAGGGGCTTATGGATCATTCAAAATTGGATGGACCAAATGAGATTTCAAGCATCTGTGGCTGGTACCCATCTAAGATTAAGCTTGTTAAGAAGTTAA
- a CDS encoding STAS domain-containing protein — MKFHPLSLDNACLITLPKEMIMAQTPTMRAAIARQIETGSNKLVMDLHQVEYIDSSGLSILVSAHKLTQQRSGEVILLSPSAGVRALIELTRLHHIFTIFEDKDAAIEHICAQ; from the coding sequence ATGAAATTCCATCCACTCTCTCTCGATAACGCATGCTTAATTACCTTGCCTAAAGAAATGATCATGGCTCAAACCCCAACGATGAGAGCGGCCATTGCTCGCCAAATCGAAACGGGTAGTAATAAACTGGTGATGGATCTTCATCAGGTTGAATACATAGACTCGAGTGGATTATCGATTCTTGTCTCCGCCCATAAATTAACTCAGCAACGCAGTGGAGAAGTCATTTTACTCTCTCCTTCTGCCGGCGTACGTGCCCTTATCGAACTGACTCGCCTGCATCATATCTTCACCATCTTCGAAGACAAGGATGCCGCTATTGAGCACATATGTGCCCAGTAG
- a CDS encoding polysaccharide biosynthesis/export family protein produces the protein MDKLDSSTIKGLTIFLALNLAACVTPALIKSDKWNICNSSEQTDSIKAQTCHYFGRHTPYQRKRVSKQYASSSVSINTSPLTASTALIDATLEKQAFGNLKLSKGDKLNIGILNGEEFSSDVEVNADGYIYLPYLAAIKAQGLSFSQLKLNIEKQLIHEQLMLSGTIRISVLPLRWAPIEITVSGAVFEPGLHLINHKSDTELKDDANSHTGDQASERSIPAALRASGGISPDADLENIIVTRGTNKMSLDLSGVINGNPVPQLTLMANDHIHVPQKDIFNDELARPSQITAPGIRVFISNLTQPASSNSQSAVDTDATRFPYGTRLLTGAIGGNCVGGAQSTNASRYILLITKNPMTKQVDVIERSIDSLIAQSWQPQMNPILLPGDGIACYDSGVTNLREIARTITEIIVPATLLGVL, from the coding sequence ATGGATAAGTTAGATAGCAGTACGATTAAAGGATTGACAATATTTCTTGCGCTAAACCTTGCAGCTTGTGTCACTCCCGCGCTGATAAAAAGTGACAAGTGGAATATATGTAACAGCAGTGAGCAAACAGATTCAATCAAAGCCCAAACTTGTCACTACTTTGGTCGCCACACTCCCTACCAAAGAAAGCGGGTCTCAAAGCAATATGCCTCATCGAGTGTCTCTATCAATACCAGCCCGTTAACGGCATCAACAGCACTCATCGATGCCACATTAGAAAAACAGGCATTCGGTAATCTCAAGCTCTCTAAGGGCGACAAGCTAAACATAGGCATTTTAAATGGTGAAGAGTTCAGCAGTGACGTTGAAGTGAATGCCGACGGCTATATCTACCTTCCCTACTTAGCGGCAATTAAAGCCCAGGGGCTCAGCTTTAGTCAATTAAAACTCAATATTGAAAAGCAGCTTATTCATGAACAACTCATGCTTTCAGGCACCATCAGAATAAGTGTGCTGCCGCTAAGATGGGCCCCAATTGAAATCACGGTATCTGGCGCAGTGTTTGAGCCTGGACTGCACCTGATCAACCATAAGTCTGACACCGAGCTTAAAGATGATGCTAATAGTCATACTGGCGATCAAGCATCTGAACGCTCAATCCCTGCGGCTCTACGCGCTTCAGGTGGCATAAGCCCAGATGCTGATTTAGAAAATATCATCGTCACTCGTGGTACTAATAAGATGAGTTTAGATTTATCTGGGGTGATAAACGGCAATCCAGTGCCTCAGTTAACCTTAATGGCTAACGACCATATACATGTACCTCAGAAAGATATTTTTAATGACGAGCTTGCCCGCCCCTCACAGATCACAGCCCCAGGGATAAGGGTATTCATTTCCAACTTAACTCAGCCTGCGAGTAGCAACTCACAATCAGCTGTCGACACTGATGCGACCCGATTCCCCTATGGCACACGCTTATTAACCGGCGCAATAGGCGGTAACTGTGTCGGCGGAGCACAAAGTACCAATGCTAGCCGATATATCCTACTCATTACAAAAAACCCGATGACAAAACAAGTCGATGTGATAGAGCGCTCGATTGATAGCCTGATAGCACAATCATGGCAACCACAGATGAATCCAATCTTACTTCCCGGTGATGGTATCGCCTGCTATGACTCTGGGGTGACCAACCTTCGTGAAATTGCCCGCACGATCACTGAGATCATCGTCCCAGCTACATTACTCGGCGTGCTGTAA
- a CDS encoding exopolysaccharide biosynthesis protein: MKKHHPSQLLWLKRAAVKGSSLPINARRWVYVKTAFAALALIWTLVSLTLVFSTTRYESKWTLILPGAGAGAMVNLDSIGQASSSNTSPYASSAIDPRENYKALSISSVLMNAAAKTVNISSQAMGKPKLKLPNQTGLMQFTISSSTAQEAQDKAWAHYYSLQALLSRLREDETQQRENGVKEGLDSFAKKVSLSQQKILNFQSKIGLVSLDQFKELALTIERLRHSKVIMVSKLQGLIASQKMLELHLSLNPRQAADLLKLKNDQLYQQLLIIYTEATTTLAEYSGRYGRKHPQVMTQRHQQSALYQALRKRCKILLGYQNDDLMLKLSADDIDGRAQLMKQLLSVTTEAEGLSHEINALTVQIDAWDIRLESSNDDAAKLEDLHREHQLATAVFTSALAKMDVGKADIYSAYPLIQLLAPPSLPQTPKKLATILALLGGIIASIFSLAGLSILWIRKPILQKILMT, translated from the coding sequence ATGAAAAAGCATCATCCAAGTCAGCTTCTATGGCTAAAACGCGCGGCAGTGAAAGGTAGCAGTCTGCCAATCAATGCCCGCCGCTGGGTTTATGTTAAGACAGCATTCGCTGCACTGGCTCTTATCTGGACCTTAGTCAGCTTGACCTTAGTATTTTCGACGACTCGCTATGAAAGCAAATGGACGCTTATTCTCCCTGGCGCGGGTGCTGGCGCAATGGTTAACTTAGACAGTATTGGTCAAGCCTCTAGCAGTAACACCTCTCCCTATGCCAGCTCGGCCATCGATCCCAGAGAAAATTATAAAGCACTCTCGATCAGCAGTGTGTTAATGAACGCCGCTGCTAAGACCGTCAACATATCTAGCCAGGCCATGGGCAAACCCAAATTAAAGCTCCCAAATCAAACCGGGCTTATGCAGTTTACGATCAGCAGTAGCACGGCTCAAGAAGCACAAGATAAAGCATGGGCTCATTATTACAGTCTACAAGCGCTTTTATCTCGATTAAGAGAGGATGAGACTCAACAAAGGGAGAATGGCGTCAAAGAAGGTTTAGACAGTTTTGCTAAAAAAGTGAGTTTATCTCAGCAAAAAATTCTCAATTTTCAATCTAAAATAGGCTTGGTCTCACTCGATCAATTTAAAGAACTCGCCTTGACCATTGAAAGGCTTAGACACAGTAAAGTCATTATGGTATCAAAGCTTCAAGGGCTAATAGCCAGCCAAAAAATGTTAGAGCTGCATTTATCGCTTAATCCCAGACAAGCTGCCGACTTGCTCAAACTTAAAAATGATCAGCTTTACCAACAATTACTCATCATCTATACCGAAGCGACCACCACCTTAGCGGAGTACTCAGGCCGTTACGGTCGAAAGCATCCTCAAGTCATGACCCAAAGACACCAACAGAGTGCGCTTTATCAAGCATTAAGAAAGCGCTGTAAAATCCTTTTAGGCTATCAGAATGATGATCTCATGCTAAAACTGTCGGCCGATGATATTGATGGTCGAGCACAATTAATGAAGCAACTCCTCTCAGTCACTACCGAAGCCGAAGGGCTAAGTCATGAAATTAATGCCTTAACAGTCCAAATAGATGCTTGGGATATCCGACTCGAAAGCAGCAACGATGATGCGGCAAAACTTGAAGATCTCCATCGGGAGCATCAACTTGCAACCGCCGTATTTACTTCGGCATTGGCAAAGATGGATGTAGGTAAAGCTGACATCTATTCAGCGTATCCACTTATCCAGTTACTTGCGCCACCTTCGCTGCCACAAACGCCAAAAAAACTCGCCACAATTCTTGCGTTACTCGGCGGTATTATCGCCTCCATTTTCAGTTTGGCTGGCCTAAGTATCTTATGGATTAGAAAGCCTATTTTACAAAAAATATTAATGACTTAA
- a CDS encoding O-antigen ligase domain-containing protein, which translates to MAKKQFKADPHLMNSDEKLVWYSMTCTYLFWILGAMYIVAPVIGWVLLLRMAKRFVFDRQDFVVSPAQMSWIFGMSIMLISLVIAHFDYELGIPKLIKSSIGWAKGWALLAVFPLIGSLNIRPEIIYRASCIICKYTLLIIPVCIFAWLVKLPSTLYVSPLSIIGGPGPEFFSVSLYEIDPGSGMPRWRLFTPWAPALGMMGNLFLNFAIQETSMRYKVYGLLGSLTMVLISQSRLALVCYMILLLYFAFIRWHKSPWLYLIASPLTLLVGLLGTQVLEKIELSIAAFKSARAGSTRVREHLGNIAIERWANEALVWGHGIVERGPHLVEYMPIGSHHTWYGLLFVKGLVGAIVLAVPFIVSFITLLGSVFKSATSASALAILLQLFLYTFGENLEILAYLFWPGLIILGIAHKENGSITAAKASYSYSYSYS; encoded by the coding sequence ATGGCTAAAAAGCAATTCAAGGCCGACCCTCACTTAATGAATAGCGATGAGAAGTTGGTGTGGTATAGCATGACTTGTACCTATTTATTCTGGATCTTAGGCGCTATGTATATCGTCGCGCCAGTAATAGGTTGGGTGCTTCTGCTAAGAATGGCAAAGCGATTTGTGTTTGATAGACAAGATTTTGTGGTGAGCCCAGCTCAAATGAGCTGGATATTTGGCATGTCTATTATGCTCATTTCATTAGTTATCGCCCATTTTGATTATGAGTTAGGCATACCAAAGTTAATTAAGTCCAGCATTGGTTGGGCAAAGGGTTGGGCGCTGTTAGCTGTATTTCCCTTAATAGGCTCATTAAACATCAGACCTGAAATCATCTATAGAGCCTCATGCATTATTTGTAAATACACCTTATTGATCATTCCTGTGTGTATCTTTGCCTGGCTAGTTAAACTACCGAGCACCTTATATGTATCTCCTCTGAGCATAATCGGTGGACCTGGACCTGAGTTTTTCAGTGTCAGCTTATATGAAATAGACCCAGGCAGTGGTATGCCAAGGTGGCGACTCTTTACTCCTTGGGCACCGGCACTGGGCATGATGGGCAACTTATTCTTGAACTTCGCGATTCAGGAAACATCCATGCGATATAAAGTCTATGGCCTGCTCGGTAGCCTCACCATGGTACTGATCTCACAATCACGCTTAGCGCTGGTCTGCTACATGATATTACTGCTTTATTTTGCGTTTATTCGCTGGCATAAGTCGCCTTGGCTATATTTGATAGCTTCGCCTCTCACCCTACTGGTCGGCTTATTAGGCACCCAAGTATTAGAAAAAATAGAGTTAAGCATTGCAGCATTCAAGTCAGCGAGAGCAGGCTCTACAAGAGTCAGAGAGCATTTGGGCAATATTGCCATTGAACGCTGGGCCAATGAAGCCCTAGTATGGGGGCATGGCATTGTTGAGCGAGGCCCCCACCTTGTTGAATATATGCCAATAGGCTCGCATCACACTTGGTATGGCTTGTTATTTGTCAAAGGTCTTGTGGGCGCTATCGTGCTCGCCGTCCCTTTTATCGTGAGTTTTATCACTCTACTTGGCTCAGTATTTAAATCAGCTACCTCAGCATCAGCCCTGGCAATCTTACTGCAACTGTTTTTATATACCTTCGGGGAAAACTTGGAAATCCTTGCTTACCTCTTTTGGCCTGGGTTAATTATTTTGGGCATAGCGCACAAGGAAAATGGCTCAATCACGGCCGCCAAAGCCTCATACTCATACTCATACTCATACTCATAA
- a CDS encoding oligosaccharide flippase family protein — MPSTDPHSSAMKRSFTKSLFWLGSAQVLGRVVRLASSIILARLLTPEVFGEVAIILTCFELICTPTRRITSASLIKMDKQHFQAALKPAHKINWYASILAFVAMSLLSWPLSYYHQDSTLIPPMILMATSYLLLPFGMLHAAANLRANKMRIVGRAILWQTVGDGVLTGALALLGLGIWAIIIPKVLVILIWIGIHRYHNPLREESESNHLDVGQIKMPNSTINNQSEHHVSIKELLHFGGHVGLSDLSIALRQNIDYLLVGYFLGIEALGVYFFAFNASLGISSAIVQGYGTALYSHLCSCNDADKDKPKNAKMPTTPASNSTEIKSRYLHSLSVIFKITVPIVVLQAVLSPLYLPFVYGAHWIDAGALPVFILLCISGLVRPLGEAASQLLISINLQQQNLTLNIGFTLLLVLTICLCSQWGLTGIALGILLIHLIAMPAISFYVYFFTLNNIKPTASQPQSTASTINNIQPRTNAIAQRSAGTTTKAFNQEVSHDA; from the coding sequence ATGCCTTCAACGGATCCTCATTCAAGTGCAATGAAACGCTCTTTTACTAAAAGCCTGTTCTGGCTTGGTTCGGCGCAGGTGCTTGGAAGAGTCGTCAGATTAGCATCAAGCATTATCTTGGCGCGTTTACTGACGCCAGAGGTATTTGGTGAAGTGGCCATCATACTGACCTGTTTTGAGCTTATCTGTACGCCAACAAGACGGATCACCTCAGCATCTTTGATTAAGATGGATAAGCAGCACTTTCAAGCAGCCCTTAAACCTGCTCACAAAATTAACTGGTACGCTTCAATACTCGCATTTGTTGCCATGAGCTTACTCAGCTGGCCTCTTTCTTATTATCATCAGGATTCAACGTTAATCCCGCCTATGATACTCATGGCAACAAGCTATCTGTTACTTCCTTTTGGCATGCTGCACGCCGCCGCAAATTTACGAGCCAATAAAATGCGTATCGTTGGCCGCGCCATACTCTGGCAGACCGTCGGAGATGGTGTCCTGACCGGGGCCCTCGCTTTATTAGGCCTAGGGATCTGGGCGATTATTATCCCTAAAGTCTTAGTGATCTTGATATGGATTGGGATCCACCGATATCACAACCCGCTAAGGGAGGAGAGCGAGTCAAATCACCTCGATGTTGGCCAAATTAAGATGCCAAATAGCACTATCAATAACCAGTCTGAACATCACGTTTCGATAAAAGAGTTACTGCATTTTGGTGGGCATGTCGGCTTAAGTGATTTAAGTATCGCCTTAAGACAGAACATAGATTATCTATTAGTCGGCTACTTTCTCGGTATTGAAGCATTAGGGGTATACTTTTTTGCCTTCAATGCCAGCCTAGGGATCAGCTCGGCCATTGTTCAAGGTTATGGAACCGCCCTCTATTCTCACCTGTGCTCTTGCAATGATGCAGATAAAGACAAGCCTAAAAATGCCAAGATGCCAACAACACCAGCATCGAACTCAACTGAAATTAAAAGCCGTTACCTGCATTCATTATCTGTCATCTTCAAGATAACCGTGCCCATTGTGGTTTTACAGGCAGTACTCTCCCCCCTCTATCTGCCTTTTGTTTACGGCGCACATTGGATTGATGCCGGCGCGCTCCCCGTATTCATCTTACTGTGTATCAGTGGACTGGTGAGACCCTTAGGCGAAGCTGCCAGCCAGCTATTGATCAGTATTAATTTACAGCAGCAAAATTTAACACTGAATATCGGCTTTACCCTACTTCTAGTGTTAACAATTTGTCTCTGTAGCCAATGGGGGTTAACGGGTATTGCCTTAGGGATCTTGCTTATTCATCTTATTGCTATGCCTGCAATCAGCTTCTATGTGTACTTTTTTACACTGAATAACATCAAGCCCACAGCAAGTCAGCCTCAGTCCACGGCTAGCACAATAAATAATATTCAACCTAGGACTAACGCCATAGCCCAGCGCTCTGCTGGTACAACAACTAAAGCTTTTAATCAGGAGGTTTCCCATGACGCCTAA
- a CDS encoding glycosyltransferase family 2 protein — translation MTPKVSVIMPVYNVQHFVKSAIHSVLMQTFTDFELIIVNDCATDKSLEVCHSVLDHRIRIVNHQQNKGLAAARNTGIRHAIGKFIAFIDSDDMWHPDKLRLHVAHLAQSPKVGISFSRSSFMDHKGKLIHFYQMPQLKGITAAHLLCRNPVGNGSAPVIRRETLNDIRFQALNHNEDYSCYFDERFRQSEDIECWLRIVATTDWQMEGIPAPLTFYRLNQEGLSSNTMKQLASWEMMIDKAKLFAPKLLKKHEQDARAYQLRYLARQAIRNGQGKSAIKLINKALKVSPNIMMVETGRTCITLTAAYLLWILPPSVYKVFENVGQYFMGHIQKMRISKDGVKSSLIS, via the coding sequence ATGACGCCTAAAGTCTCTGTAATTATGCCAGTCTATAATGTGCAGCATTTTGTCAAAAGCGCCATTCACTCAGTGTTGATGCAAACATTTACTGATTTCGAGCTGATTATCGTTAATGATTGTGCGACAGATAAAAGCCTGGAAGTTTGCCACTCAGTGCTAGATCACCGAATTCGCATCGTCAATCATCAGCAAAATAAGGGCCTAGCTGCCGCACGTAATACCGGAATAAGACACGCGATTGGCAAGTTCATTGCCTTTATCGACTCAGATGATATGTGGCATCCAGACAAATTACGCTTACATGTGGCGCATTTAGCACAATCGCCAAAAGTGGGGATCAGTTTTTCACGCTCAAGTTTTATGGATCATAAAGGTAAACTGATTCACTTTTACCAGATGCCGCAGCTTAAAGGGATAACGGCCGCTCATCTTTTATGCAGAAACCCAGTAGGAAATGGCTCAGCGCCGGTGATCCGCCGTGAAACGCTCAATGACATTCGCTTTCAAGCACTGAACCATAACGAAGATTACAGCTGCTACTTCGATGAACGTTTTCGTCAATCCGAAGATATCGAATGCTGGCTTAGAATAGTGGCGACGACAGATTGGCAAATGGAAGGGATCCCCGCTCCCCTCACCTTCTATCGACTCAATCAAGAAGGTTTATCATCCAATACCATGAAGCAGCTCGCCTCATGGGAGATGATGATAGATAAAGCAAAACTGTTTGCGCCTAAGTTATTAAAAAAACATGAGCAAGATGCCAGAGCTTATCAATTAAGGTACTTAGCTAGGCAAGCCATCAGAAATGGTCAAGGTAAAAGTGCTATTAAGCTCATCAACAAAGCACTGAAGGTGTCACCGAACATCATGATGGTCGAGACAGGGAGAACCTGCATCACCTTAACGGCCGCATATTTACTTTGGATATTACCGCCGTCAGTTTATAAAGTCTTTGAGAATGTCGGCCAATACTTTATGGGTCACATTCAAAAAATGCGCATAAGCAAAGACGGTGTCAAATCATCATTAATCTCATAG
- a CDS encoding WecB/TagA/CpsF family glycosyltransferase produces MISDTQTQSANMKGQLVRATDISIAVLLIMGAAPVLVSKYLYRKCRYATAIEKVYIHDTSGGKIALYQFSGEGICCRWPYLLNLLRGELSLVGSEKQYYLEAQTKEQVQSQCNKHTTQRKPGLLSFEQMHQTMGINFESQQGLLQGSQNSIASYLMAAIRIVIASIFSSPKADTSSPEIPLFELKLSNISMDDMLSNFMQQSVMYKACQTKIDPRATSQHSVGMVQYAFVNADCLNMSVNDPFYRRCLQHSCHKVFADGSGIRIASLWKGFSPKDNLNGTDMFPRLCEQVAEHNLSIFLLGGAAGIAAKTAENMQHKYPNLTIAGTHHGYFDSVENEQAVIAQINASGASILLVAMGAPKQEVWLEKHQPVLNVAVGIGVGGLFDFYSEKIIRAPLWVRQIGMEWVCRLAEEPKRMWKRYILGNPLFLYRVWREIAKEKQQSNTQANAATALKQADNTPSMDNSLAHFGNNATQNSQATQRCKRRRAAARLNLSLKRGLDLTCASILLFILLPLLIAVALLIRLESKGPVLFNQQRAGKDNIPFTMWKFRSMYQNAEQRLSKLQSANEMQGGVLFKMKQDPRITLVGKIIRKLSIDELPQLWNVISGDMSLVGPRPALLTEVKLYSVQDRRRLAVKPGITCIWQVSGRSNIPFDKQVELDVDYIYQQSFLTDIWLLIKTIPAVILARGAY; encoded by the coding sequence ATGATCTCAGATACTCAAACACAAAGCGCCAATATGAAGGGCCAGCTAGTTAGAGCAACCGACATCTCGATTGCCGTTTTACTTATTATGGGCGCGGCCCCCGTCTTAGTCTCTAAGTACCTCTATCGAAAATGTCGCTATGCCACAGCCATTGAGAAAGTCTATATACATGACACCAGCGGAGGAAAAATCGCTCTTTACCAGTTCAGCGGAGAAGGGATCTGTTGTCGATGGCCCTACTTGCTCAATTTGCTGCGTGGAGAGCTTTCATTAGTTGGCAGCGAAAAACAGTACTATTTAGAAGCGCAAACTAAAGAACAAGTTCAAAGCCAATGCAACAAGCATACGACACAGAGAAAACCAGGCTTACTCTCCTTTGAACAGATGCATCAAACAATGGGCATCAATTTTGAGAGCCAACAGGGTCTACTACAAGGCTCACAAAACAGCATAGCTTCATATTTAATGGCAGCGATTAGGATTGTTATCGCATCGATATTTTCCAGCCCTAAAGCTGATACCTCATCCCCAGAGATCCCACTATTTGAACTAAAGCTCAGCAATATCAGCATGGATGACATGCTATCAAACTTCATGCAGCAATCAGTTATGTACAAGGCATGTCAAACAAAAATAGACCCAAGAGCAACAAGCCAACACTCAGTAGGTATGGTCCAATATGCCTTTGTTAATGCGGATTGTTTGAATATGAGTGTTAACGACCCCTTCTACCGTCGCTGCTTACAGCATAGCTGTCACAAGGTGTTTGCCGATGGCTCGGGGATCCGTATCGCGAGCCTGTGGAAGGGATTTTCACCCAAAGACAACCTAAACGGCACCGACATGTTTCCCCGCCTGTGCGAGCAAGTCGCAGAACATAACTTATCTATCTTTCTCCTCGGTGGCGCAGCAGGCATTGCAGCCAAAACCGCTGAAAATATGCAGCATAAATACCCAAACTTAACTATCGCAGGTACCCACCACGGTTATTTTGATTCAGTAGAAAACGAACAAGCGGTTATTGCTCAAATCAACGCTTCTGGTGCCAGCATTTTACTGGTCGCCATGGGCGCGCCAAAACAGGAAGTCTGGCTTGAAAAACATCAGCCTGTTCTCAATGTTGCAGTCGGTATAGGCGTCGGTGGCTTATTTGATTTTTACTCTGAAAAAATCATTCGAGCACCGCTATGGGTAAGACAAATTGGCATGGAGTGGGTCTGCCGCCTGGCTGAAGAGCCTAAGCGCATGTGGAAACGCTACATTTTAGGTAATCCGCTTTTTCTCTATCGAGTGTGGCGTGAAATAGCCAAAGAGAAGCAGCAAAGCAACACACAAGCTAATGCGGCGACAGCGCTGAAGCAAGCAGACAATACACCATCAATGGATAACAGCCTTGCTCATTTCGGTAACAACGCAACACAGAATAGCCAAGCTACACAACGTTGCAAGCGTCGCAGAGCCGCTGCCAGATTAAACCTATCCTTAAAGCGTGGACTCGATCTGACTTGCGCCAGCATATTGCTATTCATCCTATTGCCACTGCTGATCGCCGTAGCCTTGTTAATCCGCCTGGAATCTAAAGGGCCAGTACTTTTCAACCAGCAAAGAGCGGGTAAGGACAATATTCCTTTTACCATGTGGAAATTTCGTTCTATGTACCAAAATGCCGAACAGCGTCTTAGCAAGCTGCAATCGGCCAATGAGATGCAAGGCGGCGTTTTATTTAAAATGAAGCAAGATCCAAGGATCACCCTAGTGGGTAAAATAATAAGAAAACTGTCAATCGACGAACTGCCGCAACTGTGGAACGTCATCAGTGGTGATATGTCACTCGTAGGTCCTAGGCCCGCCCTGCTTACTGAAGTGAAGCTATATAGCGTGCAAGACAGGAGAAGGCTCGCCGTTAAACCTGGGATCACCTGTATTTGGCAAGTCAGTGGCCGCTCAAACATTCCATTTGATAAGCAAGTGGAACTCGATGTCGATTACATCTACCAACAATCATTTTTAACTGATATCTGGCTGCTCATTAAAACCATACCAGCTGTGATATTAGCCCGTGGCGCTTATTAG